The DNA segment CTGAAAGTTGAATGGCTGAGTCCAAGGAGCTCCCATGAAGGGAGAGCAGGAACAggccaaagtgtgtgtgtgggggggggggggagcaattAACACCCCCGCCAGCTTGACTGTTGCTGGTGGGTCTCTAGAGGGCCCTCCGCCAGCACACGGTCCCATTTCTTCCTTCATACAAGCAAGTCCCACTCGAAGCCCTCCACCCTGGTCTCTACCTGCTGTCCCAGTTGCTCCCATGGTCACCTCCCTCCTCCTGAGACCCCAAGACTCCAGTCTGAGGGGGACACTGTCATGCACGCTGCTCAGCCGGGCTTCAGAAGCCCTTCTCCAGAAGCCAGGCTTTGAGCTGCTGGTCAAAGTAGCCCTTGACCCGAAGGGTACCTGTCACCTCATTGACCTGGGTGACAGGTGTCTTCCCCAGCAGCGGGCTCAGAAAATCTTCCACATCCTTCTGCAGGGCCTGGGGGGGAAATAATAACACATCGGGCCTGGTCAGGAGACCTGACCCTCTTGCAGGCTCTCATCCCTTCGGCCCCCAAAGGGTCAGAATCGCCCCGAGCCACTCGCCCACTCACCCAAATGTCTCCCTCCACCTTGCGGATCACAGTCATCTGACGGTTGCCGTGTGTGACGTCCCTGTAGACGGGGATGTTGTGCATCCTCGAGCGCCGCACGAAGTAGGGCAGGCTGGGCGCAGGGTCTGCGGCAGGGAGGGGCGGTGATGAGGCAAAAGCTCCTAGACCTCGTGGCCCCTCCACCAAGGCCTTTCTCCCCAGAGTAGGCAGAGGGTCAGTGAACCCAACAGCAAAGCCACCTCCAGACTTAAGATCAGGAGACTTGCACTTGCCCTAAGCTTAGGGCCAGGACCAGCCTGTTCTTGGTACCTCAAGGCCCAGCATAGGGCCTGGCACCAGGCACTCAAGAAGAAATGAAGTCAGGGCTATGCCTCTTTAGGTCCTCTGGAGCCAATCCTTGCTCTCCTCCACTAAAACAGGGAGGCTAAAATCAAGCTCTAGCACAAAAGGATGGGTatttattggggttttttgtggAGGGAAGGTTGGAACAGGGgtctggccacatccacagcatgtggaaattcctaggcccgggatcaaacccacaccatggcagggacctgaaccatagcagtgacaatgcaggatccttaacctgatgaaccaccaGTGAACTCCAGGGATGGGTATTTCTAAGCAATGAAAACCTACCACGGGCTGGGCTCTGCACAATGCATTTTATGTGCTGAGCAGATTATCTCTATTTTGCTGAAACTGAAGTTGGGAGAAGCTAAGTGACTTACTCAAAAATACTggcaatagggagttcctgctgttcactagttgggttaagaacccaactagcatccatgaaggagtgggttcgatctctgg comes from the Phacochoerus africanus isolate WHEZ1 chromosome 4, ROS_Pafr_v1, whole genome shotgun sequence genome and includes:
- the MRPL49 gene encoding 39S ribosomal protein L49, mitochondrial, which produces MAATVLCGVLRTWRTGVPLGCGLRRLSQTQGTPEYPSFVESVDEYHFVERLLPPASIPKPPKHEHYPTPSGWQPPRDPAPSLPYFVRRSRMHNIPVYRDVTHGNRQMTVIRKVEGDIWALQKDVEDFLSPLLGKTPVTQVNEVTGTLRVKGYFDQQLKAWLLEKGF